The proteins below come from a single Nocardiopsis gilva YIM 90087 genomic window:
- a CDS encoding flavoprotein — MTSPASRLSLRRLLIVGSGSIAIAMSPFWLNWMRMTHPDVELRIIVTRGAERFVRRDVLAALTRREVPADAWPDEPSPRPLHVELASWPDAVVVHPASLNYTARLALGMGDSPSLLALQCTEAPIGVALSPPPGALKGHVMARHVAELRSRPNVHVAMPEQPPELAERDGDWGGVAPLPKILAALDAMYCAQLDEGRTSDA, encoded by the coding sequence ATGACCAGTCCGGCGTCCCGGCTGTCCCTCCGCAGACTCCTCATCGTCGGAAGCGGATCGATCGCTATCGCGATGTCTCCCTTCTGGCTGAACTGGATGCGTATGACGCATCCGGATGTCGAGTTGAGGATCATCGTGACGCGCGGCGCGGAACGCTTCGTGCGTCGTGATGTGCTGGCGGCTCTGACCCGACGCGAGGTTCCCGCCGACGCCTGGCCGGACGAGCCTTCGCCGCGTCCTCTCCACGTCGAGCTGGCGTCCTGGCCCGACGCGGTCGTCGTCCATCCTGCGAGCCTGAACTACACGGCGCGGCTGGCGCTCGGCATGGGGGACAGTCCCTCGCTCCTGGCCTTGCAGTGTACGGAGGCTCCCATCGGGGTGGCGCTGTCGCCGCCGCCCGGGGCCTTGAAGGGACACGTGATGGCTCGGCACGTGGCGGAGCTCCGGAGCCGACCCAATGTTCATGTGGCCATGCCCGAGCAACCTCCGGAACTAGCCGAACGCGATGGTGACTGGGGTGGAGTGGCGCCGCTTCCCAAGATCCTTGCGGCGTTGGACGCGATGTACTGTGCGCAGCTTGATGAGGGAAGGACGAGTGACGCATGA
- a CDS encoding class I SAM-dependent methyltransferase: MGEFFGISKAIYDLKIPNTVVTPIYEGFHGYVYGGLVEHSEADIGVIKTWVGGRARRVLDLCCGTGRFARRLAADGHDVVGVDASPDMVAGAGERWRSSAPEVPGKAVFKEDDATDMDLGESFDAVVIGGLSISTFATEERNSLLRVARRHVGAGGSLVFDYMPFPDSEDADESYHVFPFPGESDRAFMVLAVLQDPQRGVQVTNMYSELIDGEGGTRRILSSESVSYLSDEAIREELAVAGFKVVEGKDTTPEPPSGKRLPRVTMLRCEAV, translated from the coding sequence ATGGGAGAGTTCTTCGGAATCTCCAAAGCCATCTACGACCTGAAGATACCGAACACCGTTGTCACCCCGATCTACGAGGGCTTCCACGGGTATGTCTACGGAGGCCTCGTCGAGCACAGCGAAGCCGACATCGGTGTGATCAAAACATGGGTCGGCGGTCGTGCGAGGCGAGTCCTCGACCTGTGTTGTGGGACCGGGCGTTTCGCGCGTCGTCTGGCGGCCGATGGGCATGACGTGGTCGGCGTGGACGCTTCACCCGACATGGTGGCCGGTGCGGGTGAGCGCTGGAGATCCTCGGCGCCCGAGGTGCCGGGCAAGGCGGTGTTCAAGGAGGACGACGCCACCGACATGGACCTCGGTGAGTCGTTCGACGCCGTCGTCATCGGCGGGCTCTCGATCAGCACTTTCGCGACCGAGGAGAGGAACTCCCTCTTGCGGGTGGCCCGTCGGCACGTTGGGGCTGGTGGCTCGTTGGTCTTCGACTACATGCCCTTCCCCGACAGCGAGGACGCCGACGAGTCGTACCACGTCTTTCCGTTCCCCGGGGAGAGCGATCGCGCCTTCATGGTCTTGGCGGTCCTTCAGGATCCGCAACGGGGTGTCCAGGTAACCAACATGTACTCGGAACTCATCGATGGAGAGGGCGGAACCAGGAGGATCCTCTCGTCGGAGTCCGTCTCCTACCTGTCCGACGAGGCGATCCGGGAGGAACTCGCGGTTGCCGGGTTCAAGGTGGTCGAAGGGAAGGACACGACGCCGGAGCCGCCCTCTGGAAAGCGGTTGCCGCGCGTCACGATGCTGCGCTGCGAGGCCGTCTGA
- a CDS encoding PadR family transcriptional regulator, which translates to MSDYRVRLGAGTLYGALDRLDTEGLVEVAGEEVVRGRNRRYY; encoded by the coding sequence CTGTCAGATTACCGGGTCAGGCTCGGTGCCGGGACCCTCTACGGTGCGCTCGATCGTCTGGACACCGAGGGGCTGGTGGAGGTGGCCGGTGAGGAGGTGGTGCGTGGCCGCAACCGGCGCTACTACTGA
- a CDS encoding MFS transporter — protein MAIATFTVVTSEMMPVGLLTPIGDALSVSEGTAGLTLTITGLVAAVSAPFVPLAIGRSDRRVVLVALMMLLAAANLLAAWAPNFAVMVVARVLIGVGMAGVWALAAGLAPRLVPARSVGSATSMIFSGIAVASVLGVPTGAYIGALVGWRAAFVAIAGLALLVAVALAVPLPRLTTERATRLSGVKGVLANPRVTTGLIIAALLVSGHFAAYTYIRPVLEEVTGIGAGLIGTMLLIYGIAGIMGNFAAGPRAVHAPRATLVVLSLGLGAAVLLLPELGGAALGAGFLMIVWGLSYGGVSVSAQTWMMKSAPDDSEAVTALFVGVFNGSIALGAFVGGIAMDGFGGVSAMWLGGALAVVALAATLAGRAPAPAAE, from the coding sequence GTGGCCATCGCGACCTTCACGGTCGTCACCTCCGAAATGATGCCGGTGGGCCTGCTGACACCGATCGGTGACGCGCTCAGCGTCAGCGAGGGCACCGCCGGCCTGACGCTGACCATCACGGGCCTGGTCGCGGCCGTGTCAGCGCCATTCGTCCCTCTCGCCATCGGGCGGTCCGACCGACGCGTCGTGTTGGTCGCGCTGATGATGTTGCTGGCCGCCGCGAACCTGCTCGCCGCATGGGCGCCGAACTTCGCCGTCATGGTCGTGGCGCGCGTCCTCATCGGCGTCGGCATGGCAGGCGTCTGGGCACTCGCTGCCGGACTCGCGCCCCGCCTCGTCCCGGCGAGGTCGGTCGGCTCGGCCACGTCCATGATCTTCAGCGGTATCGCGGTGGCATCGGTCCTCGGCGTACCGACGGGCGCCTACATCGGTGCCTTGGTCGGGTGGCGCGCCGCGTTCGTCGCGATCGCGGGTCTGGCCCTACTCGTGGCGGTCGCGCTCGCCGTTCCCCTCCCGAGGCTCACCACCGAGAGGGCGACACGCCTGAGCGGTGTAAAGGGAGTACTCGCCAACCCGAGAGTGACCACCGGGCTCATCATCGCGGCGCTACTCGTCAGCGGCCACTTCGCCGCCTACACCTACATCCGGCCGGTCCTGGAGGAGGTCACCGGCATCGGCGCAGGTCTGATCGGCACGATGTTGCTCATCTACGGCATCGCGGGAATCATGGGCAACTTCGCAGCAGGGCCACGCGCGGTCCATGCTCCGCGCGCCACACTCGTGGTTCTCAGCCTGGGGCTGGGTGCAGCGGTGCTGCTTCTTCCGGAGCTGGGCGGAGCAGCACTCGGCGCCGGGTTCCTGATGATCGTGTGGGGCCTGTCCTACGGCGGTGTGTCGGTGAGCGCCCAGACGTGGATGATGAAGTCAGCGCCTGACGACAGCGAGGCAGTCACCGCCCTCTTCGTCGGTGTCTTCAATGGGAGCATCGCCTTGGGCGCCTTCGTCGGCGGGATAGCGATGGACGGATTCGGCGGTGTCTCGGCCATGTGGTTAGGCGGCGCACTCGCTGTCGTAGCACTGGCCGCGACGCTGGCCGGGCGCGCCCCTGCTCCGGCAGCAGAGTAA
- a CDS encoding LysR family transcriptional regulator, with the protein MRGLEVRELECFLVLSEELHFGRTGERLYISQSRVSQLLRKLEGRIGTRLVERTSRRVRLTEFGEEFAASLRPAYDALAATVEQARTRARDGRSRMRIGFQGTIYAQVTRAITAFHDHYPDRRIDLVEIPLSDPFGAMRSGDVDAAVVMLPVDEPDLTLGMAFSEQHQYLAMSVHHPFARHTRLTAEDLARTSLIPLAEPAPGYWRRVYYPDTTPCGRPIPQEDGVHTLQEGLTRIAAGRGTMLLCGATAEYNLRPDITFAPVAGLPTSALGLIWPTDRETPHLRAFATAISDYWR; encoded by the coding sequence ATGCGGGGGTTGGAGGTCCGGGAGCTGGAGTGCTTTCTCGTTCTCAGCGAGGAGCTGCACTTCGGCCGGACCGGTGAACGCCTCTACATCTCGCAGAGCCGGGTCAGCCAGCTGCTGCGCAAGCTCGAGGGGCGTATCGGCACCCGTCTCGTCGAGCGCACCAGCCGCCGCGTCCGCCTGACCGAGTTCGGTGAGGAGTTCGCCGCTTCGCTTCGACCCGCCTACGACGCCCTTGCCGCCACCGTCGAACAGGCGCGCACCCGAGCACGCGACGGGCGGTCGCGGATGCGCATCGGGTTCCAAGGGACCATCTACGCGCAGGTCACCAGGGCCATCACCGCATTCCACGACCACTATCCCGATCGCCGGATCGACCTGGTGGAGATCCCGCTCTCGGATCCCTTCGGTGCCATGCGGAGCGGCGACGTCGACGCCGCCGTGGTCATGCTTCCGGTCGATGAACCGGACCTGACATTGGGCATGGCGTTCTCCGAACAGCATCAGTACCTCGCTATGTCCGTGCACCACCCATTCGCGCGCCACACCCGCCTGACAGCAGAGGACCTCGCCCGAACCTCCCTCATCCCCCTCGCCGAGCCCGCTCCCGGGTACTGGAGGCGGGTCTATTACCCCGACACCACACCGTGCGGCCGTCCCATCCCGCAGGAGGACGGTGTGCACACGCTGCAGGAGGGACTGACACGGATCGCGGCCGGACGGGGAACGATGCTGCTGTGTGGCGCCACCGCGGAGTACAACCTCCGGCCCGACATCACATTCGCCCCGGTCGCCGGGCTTCCGACCTCGGCGCTTGGCCTGATCTGGCCAACCGATCGTGAAACCCCTCATCTCAGGGCATTCGCGACCGCGATTTCGGACTATTGGCGGTAA
- a CDS encoding cold-shock protein encodes MKGKVKWFDTEARYGFIAPDNGGDEVFVHDSGIKFPCSGLLEPGQQVEFELVEADRGPHAQRVRVLEEQRGQ; translated from the coding sequence GTGAAAGGCAAAGTGAAGTGGTTCGACACGGAGGCGCGATACGGGTTCATCGCTCCCGACAACGGAGGCGATGAGGTGTTCGTCCACGACAGCGGCATCAAATTCCCCTGCTCCGGGCTTCTCGAACCCGGCCAGCAGGTCGAATTCGAACTCGTCGAGGCTGACAGGGGCCCGCACGCCCAACGGGTGAGAGTCCTCGAAGAGCAGAGGGGGCAGTGA
- a CDS encoding MFS transporter, with product MSDTLTGHGPHNRVGHRVGTPGYRRVMIAMTAAGIATFAQLYAVQAVLPGLADSFDASAAGVALSVSFATAGLAGFVLVWSGIADRFGRVRVMTVALTVSTILGLAAPFAPDLWVLLLLRALQGAALGGVPAVAMAYLAEEIDPAHLGRVAGIYIAGNSVGGMSGRLVAGAVADIGGWRWGVGADSVLALVALIVYLVAVPRANGFTPRVRSSAGPGLLRRILTGVADPGLVALYCQALFLMGAFVTVYNYLGFRLTGPPFHLSQTLVAFLFVAYLAGTFSSAVVGRVTERVGRHPVLLACVGAMVIGVCVLLLPSLVAIVVGLLLLTFSFFAAHATAAAWVGHRASAANRAQAAALYTLAFYVGSSLFGWLGGLFYDHFGWRAVILYVVSLCAAAALSGLGLRVRSVRA from the coding sequence GTGAGCGACACCCTTACCGGGCACGGCCCCCACAACCGGGTTGGACATCGCGTCGGCACCCCCGGCTACCGGCGCGTGATGATCGCGATGACCGCCGCCGGGATCGCCACGTTCGCGCAGCTCTATGCCGTGCAGGCGGTGCTGCCCGGGCTCGCCGACAGCTTTGACGCCTCCGCCGCCGGCGTCGCGCTCAGCGTCTCGTTCGCCACCGCGGGGCTGGCCGGGTTCGTGCTGGTCTGGAGTGGCATCGCCGACCGCTTCGGGCGCGTGCGGGTCATGACCGTCGCCCTCACCGTCTCGACCATCCTGGGGCTGGCCGCGCCGTTCGCGCCCGACCTGTGGGTGCTGTTGCTGCTCCGGGCGCTCCAAGGAGCCGCCCTGGGCGGGGTTCCGGCCGTGGCCATGGCGTACCTCGCCGAGGAGATCGATCCGGCCCACCTCGGGCGCGTAGCCGGGATCTACATCGCGGGCAACAGCGTCGGAGGGATGAGCGGGCGGCTCGTGGCCGGAGCCGTCGCCGACATCGGTGGGTGGCGCTGGGGCGTGGGTGCCGATTCCGTGCTCGCGCTTGTCGCCCTCATCGTCTATCTGGTCGCCGTCCCCCGAGCGAACGGGTTCACGCCGCGGGTGCGCAGCTCAGCCGGGCCCGGCCTGCTCAGGCGCATCCTCACCGGCGTGGCCGATCCCGGCCTCGTCGCGCTCTACTGCCAGGCGCTCTTCCTCATGGGTGCCTTCGTGACCGTCTACAACTACCTGGGCTTCCGGCTGACCGGGCCCCCTTTCCACCTGTCCCAGACGCTGGTCGCCTTTCTCTTTGTGGCCTACCTGGCCGGAACCTTCAGCTCGGCCGTCGTCGGCCGGGTGACCGAGCGCGTGGGGCGGCATCCCGTGCTGCTGGCGTGCGTCGGGGCGATGGTGATCGGCGTGTGTGTGCTGCTCCTGCCGTCGCTGGTGGCGATCGTCGTCGGGCTGCTGCTCCTGACGTTCTCCTTCTTCGCGGCCCACGCTACGGCCGCCGCCTGGGTCGGCCACCGTGCTTCCGCCGCCAACCGCGCCCAGGCCGCCGCCCTCTACACGCTCGCCTTCTACGTCGGCTCCAGCCTCTTCGGCTGGCTCGGCGGCCTCTTCTACGACCACTTCGGCTGGCGCGCCGTCATCCTCTACGTCGTCTCCCTGTGCGCAGCCGCGGCGCTGTCCGGACTGGGGCTGCGTGTACGCAGCGTCCGCGCCTGA
- a CDS encoding four-carbon acid sugar kinase family protein, with product MVQVLVVADDLTGATATGARFARTGMRVATVTPEHVSAVADEYDVVVANLDSRHLPPEQASDLVTDVIEAVWPVGLIVKRTDTTLRGNVGAEVEAAWRSVRERVPPETPVRALMVPAFPASGRITVDGVQLLNGVPIDHTELATDPFSPMTTADVTAILGWQTDLPVRHVPIRQVTRTLLTADLMTGEEPIVLCDALEDRHLEDIAEAAAEAHRRDGTVWVAVDPGPTSTLLAYALRLRGQAGSPGPLLAVSGSSTGLTSRQLDTVARIGPARFVDFEPARLADPKDDHFDDVARTLTDHLTSAIFPEVVILRGTAPQEREGVPPAPAAPVEARRHLPQRLAELVADVIHDVAADAGAHALPSGLYLVGADVTSSLLDELGVHALAVGGEVVPLTVHGTLSGGPLDGAPIVTKGGLVGDDTTAVECLRKLRRAAQARLQQVRSEVSEHVMPTGTPSRL from the coding sequence GTGGTCCAGGTCCTCGTCGTGGCAGACGATCTCACCGGCGCGACCGCCACCGGTGCACGTTTCGCGCGCACCGGGATGCGAGTGGCCACCGTGACTCCCGAGCACGTGAGCGCGGTCGCCGACGAGTACGACGTCGTCGTCGCCAACCTCGACAGCCGCCACCTGCCCCCCGAGCAGGCGTCCGACCTCGTCACCGACGTCATCGAGGCGGTCTGGCCCGTCGGCCTGATCGTCAAGCGCACCGACACCACGCTGCGCGGCAACGTCGGCGCCGAAGTCGAGGCCGCATGGCGCTCGGTGCGCGAGAGAGTCCCCCCGGAAACGCCGGTCCGGGCGCTGATGGTGCCCGCGTTCCCCGCATCCGGCCGCATCACCGTCGACGGCGTCCAGCTCCTCAACGGTGTCCCGATCGACCACACCGAGCTGGCCACCGACCCGTTCAGCCCGATGACCACCGCCGACGTCACCGCCATCCTCGGCTGGCAGACCGACCTCCCCGTCCGCCACGTCCCCATCCGCCAGGTCACCCGGACCCTGCTCACCGCCGACCTGATGACCGGCGAGGAGCCCATCGTCCTGTGCGACGCGCTGGAGGACCGCCACCTGGAGGACATCGCCGAGGCCGCCGCCGAGGCCCACCGCCGCGACGGCACAGTCTGGGTCGCCGTGGACCCGGGGCCGACCAGCACCCTGCTCGCCTACGCGCTGCGCCTGCGCGGCCAGGCGGGTTCCCCCGGCCCGCTGCTGGCCGTCTCCGGAAGCAGCACCGGCCTCACCTCCCGCCAGCTCGACACTGTGGCCCGCATCGGTCCGGCCCGGTTCGTCGACTTCGAACCGGCCCGCCTCGCCGACCCCAAGGACGACCACTTCGACGACGTGGCACGCACCCTCACCGACCACCTCACCTCGGCGATCTTCCCCGAAGTCGTCATCCTGCGCGGCACCGCCCCGCAGGAGCGCGAGGGTGTCCCCCCGGCCCCCGCGGCCCCCGTGGAGGCCCGGCGCCACCTGCCCCAGCGCCTGGCCGAACTCGTCGCCGACGTGATCCACGACGTCGCCGCCGACGCCGGGGCGCATGCGCTTCCCAGCGGCCTCTACCTCGTCGGCGCCGACGTGACCTCCAGCCTCCTCGACGAGCTCGGCGTCCACGCGCTCGCGGTCGGCGGGGAGGTCGTCCCGCTGACGGTCCACGGCACGCTGAGCGGCGGCCCGCTCGACGGCGCCCCCATCGTGACCAAGGGAGGCTTGGTGGGCGACGACACCACCGCCGTGGAGTGCCTGCGCAAGCTGCGCCGCGCCGCCCAGGCGCGCCTGCAGCAGGTGCGTTCGGAGGTCTCCGAGCATGTGATGCCGACGGGGACTCCGTCCCGGCTGTGA
- a CDS encoding adenosine deaminase, whose protein sequence is MTRLGTDTIRRLPKVLLHDHLDGGVRPATLLDLAAQAGYQGLPETDPERLRAWFTAPTSGDVVRTQEGHLARFTPVLDLLQTAPALSRVATECVQDLAEDGVVYAEVKVAPEQHTREGLTREQVVDAVLEGVRVGTAKARLFGRRIDVRLLLTAMRQAADSLEIADLAVRYRHDGVVGFDIAGPEAGYPPTRHISACEYIKRENFNLTLHAGEGFGLSSIWEAIQWCGADRLGQAVRIGDDIAVADDGSAKLGQLAAYVRDKRIPLELCPTSSVSTGAVRDISEHPVDVLRRLRFRVTVNTDNRLLDGTSMTGEFTRLVEAFDYGLDTLRWFTVNAMKSAFIGHDERLELIDGVIKPGYAGLSTEHVGAAFFRMEDSW, encoded by the coding sequence ATGACTCGACTCGGTACCGACACCATCCGGCGCCTGCCCAAGGTGCTGCTGCACGACCACCTCGACGGCGGGGTGCGCCCGGCCACGCTGCTCGATCTCGCCGCACAGGCCGGCTACCAGGGCCTTCCCGAGACCGATCCCGAGCGGCTGCGCGCCTGGTTCACCGCCCCGACCTCGGGCGACGTTGTCCGCACCCAGGAGGGCCATCTGGCCCGGTTCACCCCCGTCCTGGACCTCCTCCAGACCGCCCCGGCCCTGAGCCGTGTAGCCACCGAGTGCGTCCAGGACCTCGCCGAGGACGGCGTCGTCTACGCCGAGGTGAAGGTCGCCCCGGAGCAGCACACGCGCGAGGGCCTGACCCGCGAGCAGGTCGTCGACGCGGTCCTGGAGGGCGTGCGGGTCGGCACCGCCAAGGCGCGCCTGTTCGGCCGCCGCATCGACGTGCGGCTGCTCCTCACCGCGATGCGCCAGGCCGCCGACTCCCTCGAGATCGCCGACCTCGCGGTCCGCTACCGGCACGACGGCGTGGTCGGCTTCGACATCGCCGGCCCCGAGGCCGGATACCCGCCCACGCGGCACATCTCCGCCTGCGAGTACATCAAGCGGGAGAACTTCAACCTCACCCTCCACGCGGGCGAGGGCTTCGGCCTCTCCTCCATCTGGGAGGCGATCCAGTGGTGCGGCGCCGACCGGCTCGGCCAGGCCGTCCGGATCGGCGACGACATCGCCGTGGCCGACGACGGCTCCGCCAAGCTCGGCCAGCTCGCCGCCTATGTGCGCGACAAGCGGATTCCGCTGGAACTCTGCCCCACGTCGAGCGTCAGCACCGGCGCGGTCCGCGACATCTCCGAGCACCCGGTGGACGTGCTGCGGCGGCTGCGCTTCCGCGTCACCGTCAACACCGACAACCGGCTGCTCGACGGCACATCGATGACCGGGGAGTTCACCCGGCTCGTCGAGGCCTTCGACTACGGCCTGGACACCCTGCGCTGGTTCACGGTGAACGCGATGAAGTCGGCGTTCATCGGGCACGACGAGCGCTTGGAGCTGATCGACGGGGTCATCAAGCCCGGCTACGCGGGACTGAGCACCGAGCACGTCGGCGCCGCGTTCTTCCGCATGGAGGACTCCTGGTGA
- a CDS encoding DUF4873 domain-containing protein: protein MSGMGDEEEEYRGAVTLLILSEGGEPATVALDAHLAGHFDPLTGAYRWVGRLSPDPAVTSAFEQGRTEVVVRAADGREGRGSLGEPNVWGGHTVTGTGTPPFAVPEVDPDDGDT, encoded by the coding sequence ATGAGCGGCATGGGCGACGAGGAAGAGGAGTACCGGGGAGCGGTCACCCTCCTCATCCTCAGCGAGGGAGGCGAACCCGCCACGGTCGCCCTGGACGCGCATCTCGCCGGGCACTTCGACCCGCTGACCGGTGCCTACCGGTGGGTGGGGCGGCTGTCCCCCGACCCGGCGGTCACCAGCGCGTTCGAGCAGGGACGCACCGAGGTCGTCGTGCGCGCGGCCGACGGCCGCGAGGGGCGGGGCAGCCTGGGCGAGCCCAACGTCTGGGGCGGCCACACGGTCACCGGGACCGGCACACCCCCGTTCGCCGTCCCCGAAGTGGATCCGGACGACGGGGACACCTGA
- a CDS encoding flavin-containing monooxygenase: protein MTEQETTPPHYRVAIIGTGFAGIGMAVRLKRAGLNDLVLLERADDIGGTWRDNTYPGATCDVPSHLYSFSFAPNPEWSRSFSPQPEIWDYLRRVAKDEDVVRHVRFNHEVTAAHWEPEANRWRVESTGGTITAQFLVSGSGALADPATPDIPGLDAFEGTVFHSATWNHDHDLTGRRVAVIGTGASAIQFVPQIQPRVGALHLFQRTPPWIVPRTDRDITRAEHWLFHRLPVTQQIARKSIYWARENYVFGFVKNPRLMKLVAKLATAHMKRQVKDAELRTKLTPTYLPGCKRILISNDYYPALTQPNVSVVTDGIAEVRPRSIVTRDGTEREVDTIIFGTGFHVTDIPVAKRVYDGNGVSLARHWGGNGEDAQALRGTTVAGFPNLFILAGPNTGPGHTSQVFLIESQINYAMAALRYACRNRIDRIDPRADAQAAYCARVDRKMRTTVWVTGGCDSWYLNSAGRNTTLWPGFSWEFALQTRRFDAHNYHLRKQAAVRR, encoded by the coding sequence GTGACCGAACAGGAGACGACGCCCCCGCACTACCGGGTCGCCATCATCGGCACCGGGTTCGCGGGCATCGGCATGGCGGTCCGGCTCAAGCGGGCCGGGCTGAACGACCTGGTGCTGCTGGAACGCGCCGACGACATCGGCGGCACCTGGCGCGACAACACCTACCCGGGCGCCACCTGCGACGTTCCGTCCCACCTCTACTCGTTCTCGTTCGCGCCCAACCCCGAGTGGAGCCGCAGCTTCTCCCCGCAGCCGGAGATCTGGGACTACCTGCGGCGGGTGGCCAAGGACGAGGACGTGGTCCGGCACGTCCGGTTCAACCACGAGGTGACGGCGGCCCACTGGGAGCCGGAGGCCAACCGCTGGCGCGTGGAGAGCACCGGTGGGACGATCACCGCGCAGTTCCTGGTGAGCGGGTCCGGAGCGCTGGCCGACCCGGCCACGCCGGACATCCCCGGGCTGGACGCGTTCGAGGGCACGGTCTTCCACTCCGCCACCTGGAACCACGACCACGACCTGACCGGGCGCCGCGTCGCCGTGATCGGCACGGGCGCCTCAGCCATCCAGTTCGTGCCGCAGATCCAGCCCAGGGTCGGCGCCCTGCACCTGTTCCAGCGCACCCCGCCGTGGATCGTCCCGCGGACCGACCGGGACATCACCCGCGCCGAGCACTGGCTGTTCCACCGCCTGCCCGTCACGCAGCAGATCGCGCGCAAGAGCATCTACTGGGCGCGCGAGAACTACGTGTTCGGGTTCGTGAAGAACCCGCGGCTGATGAAGCTCGTCGCCAAGCTGGCCACCGCGCACATGAAGCGCCAGGTCAAGGATGCTGAGCTGCGGACCAAGCTGACGCCCACCTACCTGCCCGGCTGCAAGCGCATCCTGATCTCCAACGACTACTACCCCGCACTGACCCAGCCCAACGTCTCGGTCGTCACCGACGGCATCGCCGAGGTCCGGCCGCGGTCGATCGTCACCCGCGACGGCACCGAGCGCGAGGTCGACACGATCATCTTCGGCACCGGCTTCCACGTCACCGACATCCCCGTCGCCAAGCGCGTGTACGACGGGAACGGCGTCTCGCTGGCGCGGCACTGGGGTGGGAACGGCGAGGACGCCCAGGCGCTGCGCGGCACCACCGTCGCCGGGTTCCCGAACCTGTTCATCCTGGCCGGCCCGAACACCGGACCGGGACACACCTCCCAGGTCTTCCTGATCGAGTCGCAGATCAACTACGCGATGGCCGCGCTGCGCTACGCCTGCCGCAACCGGATCGACCGGATCGACCCGCGCGCCGACGCGCAGGCCGCCTACTGCGCGCGGGTGGACCGCAAGATGCGCACGACGGTGTGGGTCACCGGTGGCTGCGACAGCTGGTACCTGAACTCCGCGGGCCGCAACACGACCCTGTGGCCCGGCTTCTCCTGGGAGTTCGCGCTCCAGACCCGCCGCTTCGACGCGCACAACTACCACCTGCGCAAACAGGCGGCGGTGCGCCGATGA
- a CDS encoding AurF N-oxygenase family protein yields MTVQDETPITDREDIAKRLLRSSAKASFDPLVEIDWDAPIDEDVYAIRPERLSLYGTELWERLTEEQRKELSRHEVASIASIGIWFETILMQMLVRHAYDRDPTSNHVQYAYTEIADECRHSVMFAKMVGRLGAPYYRLDSVTQFLGRVFKTISNGPLTFGGALFVEEILDQLQRESMVDESLEPLVRAVSRIHVVEEARHMRYAREEFARMWQGRNPVSKLYSRIVLGLVVYYSTTRLINPKVYAAVGLNPREARRAARRNPHWIDTKTWAARKVVATLGGAGAISGPGRYFWRKAGLLGRPGNSATAATSARA; encoded by the coding sequence ATGACCGTCCAGGACGAAACCCCAATCACCGACCGAGAAGACATCGCCAAGCGCCTGCTGCGCTCCTCGGCGAAAGCGTCCTTCGACCCGCTGGTGGAGATCGACTGGGACGCCCCCATCGACGAGGACGTCTACGCGATCCGCCCGGAGCGGCTGTCCCTCTACGGCACCGAGCTGTGGGAGCGGCTCACCGAGGAGCAGCGCAAGGAGCTCAGCCGCCACGAGGTCGCCAGCATCGCCAGCATCGGCATCTGGTTCGAGACCATCCTGATGCAGATGCTGGTCCGGCACGCCTACGACCGCGACCCCACCTCCAACCACGTGCAGTACGCCTACACCGAGATCGCCGACGAATGCCGCCACTCGGTCATGTTCGCCAAGATGGTAGGTCGGCTCGGCGCGCCGTACTACCGGCTCGACAGCGTGACGCAGTTCCTCGGCCGGGTCTTCAAGACGATCTCCAACGGGCCGCTGACCTTCGGCGGGGCGCTGTTCGTCGAGGAGATCCTGGACCAGCTGCAGCGTGAGTCCATGGTCGACGAAAGCCTGGAGCCGCTCGTGCGCGCCGTCTCCCGGATCCACGTCGTGGAGGAGGCCCGGCACATGCGCTACGCCCGCGAGGAGTTCGCCCGCATGTGGCAGGGGCGCAACCCCGTGTCCAAGCTCTACAGCAGGATCGTGCTCGGACTGGTCGTCTACTACTCCACGACCCGCCTGATCAACCCCAAGGTCTACGCCGCGGTCGGCCTGAACCCGCGCGAGGCGCGCCGGGCCGCCCGCCGCAACCCACACTGGATCGACACCAAGACCTGGGCCGCGCGCAAGGTCGTGGCGACCCTCGGCGGCGCCGGAGCCATCTCCGGGCCCGGCCGGTACTTCTGGCGCAAGGCCGGGCTGCTGGGCCGCCCGGGGAACAGCGCGACCGCCGCCACGAGTGCGCGGGCCTGA